A region from the Salicibibacter cibarius genome encodes:
- a CDS encoding phage tail tube protein — translation MPRTGVDVLIAIEDEDGDKKFIGGQREATLNREKEEIDATHKLTAGWAYNLAGQGSWSIEMDGVMLEDDESLELLDDAFENDETIHVHWTNKSGTNYEGDAILTDYPIEAPMDDVMTYSMTFNGQGKYTKTRRSDSDNGDGGDGGDGGESDGD, via the coding sequence ATGCCAAGAACAGGTGTAGACGTGCTCATTGCAATTGAGGATGAAGATGGGGACAAGAAGTTTATCGGTGGTCAGCGTGAAGCGACGTTGAACCGTGAAAAAGAGGAAATTGATGCTACTCATAAGCTTACGGCTGGTTGGGCTTACAATCTCGCTGGTCAGGGTTCATGGTCCATTGAAATGGATGGTGTCATGCTCGAAGATGATGAAAGCCTAGAATTGCTTGACGATGCTTTTGAAAACGATGAAACCATCCATGTCCACTGGACAAATAAAAGCGGCACGAACTACGAAGGTGACGCTATCCTAACAGATTACCCGATCGAAGCACCGATGGATGATGTTATGACTTACTCCATGACATTTAACGGTCAAGGAAAATACACCAAGACACGCAGGAGCGATAGTGACAATGGTGATGGCGGCGACGGTGGCGATGGGGGAGAGTCCGACGGAGATTGA
- a CDS encoding DUF3168 domain-containing protein, whose protein sequence is MIVDYHAIQNNIDHLLYYDDKLNNLVKGIYINRGVPDGASFPYVSKGSGFANPGDTKQTDGANVTYQIDVWGRRDDWEIHEIMMAVQDAMQGFRAETDRTEVFDCRLNYTDVQLDPDGYTRHGILQYRIFQTQKERRF, encoded by the coding sequence ATGATTGTCGATTATCACGCAATACAAAACAATATTGACCACTTGCTTTACTACGATGACAAACTAAATAACCTTGTCAAAGGCATTTATATCAACAGGGGCGTACCTGACGGTGCGTCCTTTCCTTATGTCTCAAAAGGTTCGGGTTTCGCCAACCCCGGCGACACCAAGCAAACAGACGGTGCTAATGTCACCTATCAAATAGATGTTTGGGGTCGAAGGGATGACTGGGAAATCCACGAAATTATGATGGCGGTACAAGACGCCATGCAGGGCTTCCGGGCGGAGACAGACCGTACGGAAGTTTTTGATTGCCGTTTGAATTACACAGACGTGCAACTTGATCCCGATGGTTACACACGCCATGGGATTTTGCAGTATCGAATCTTTCAAACTCAAAAAGAAAGAAGGTTTTAG